acattgtatttgtggcaaagccaccgttcataattctttcatacatgtcgctcttgattcattgcatatcccggtacaccgccggaggcattgatatagagtcatattttgttctaagtattgagttgtaattcatgagttgtaagtaaataaaagtgtgatgatcatcattattagagcattgtcccaagtgaggaaaggatgatggagactatgattcccccacaagtcgggatgagactcgggactaaataaaaaaagtaggccataaaaaaagagaaaaggcccaaataaaaaaatgagagaaaaagagagaagggacaatgttactatccttttaccacacttgtgcttcaaagtagcactatgatcttcataatagagagtctctcattttgtcactttcttatactagtgggaaatttcattatagaacttggcttgtatattccaatgatgggcttcctcaaatgcctgaggtcttagtgagcaagcaagttggatgcacacccacttagtttctttttgagctttcatacatttatagctctagtgcatctgttgcatggcaatccctactcctcgcattaacatcaattgatgggcatctccatagcccgttgattagcctcattaatgtgagactttctccttttttgtcttcccacataacccctaccattataccttattccaccatagtgctatatccatggcttgcgctcatgtattgcgtaagagttgaaaaggctgaagcgcgttaaaagtatgaaccaattgctttgctaaaaccggggtcgtacatgatatgaatattttgtgtcgggaagatggagcatagccagactatatgattttgtagggataacttgctttggctatgttattttgataagacataattgcttagttagtatgcttgaagtattattgtttttatgtcaacattaaacttttatcttgaatcatatcaaatctgaacattcatgccacaataataagaattacattgaaattatgccaagtagcattccacataaaaaattctgtttttatcatttacctactcgaggacgagcaggaataaagcttggggatgcttgatacgtctccaacgtatctataattttttattgctccatgctatattatcttctattttggatattattgggctttattattcacttttatattatttttgggactaacctattaaccggaggcccagccagaattgctgtttttttgcctatttcagagtttcgcagaaaaagaatatcaaacggagtccaaacggaatgaaaccttcgggaacatgatttttggaacgaacatgatccaggagacttggaccctaagtccaggaagcttccaggaagccacgaggtagggggcacgtcTACCCcctctaggcgcgccctccaccctcgtgggccccacgttgctccaccgacgcacttcttcctcctatatatacctacgtacccccaaacgatcagatacggagccaaaaacctaattccaccaccgcaaccttctgtacccacgagatcccatcttgcggcctgttccggagctccgccggacggggcgtcgatcacggagggcttctacatcaacaccatagcctctccgatgaagtgtgagtagtttacctcagaccttcgggtccatagttattagctagatggcttcttctctctttttggatctcaatacaatgttctccccctctctcgtggagatctattcgatgtaatcttcttttgcggtgtgtttgttgagaccgatgaattgtgggtttatgatcaagtttatctatgaacaatatttgaatcttctctgaattcttttatgtatgattggttatctttgcaagtctcttcgaattatcagtttggtttggcctactagattgatctttcttacaatgggagaagtgcttagctttgggtcaatcttgcggtgtcctttcccagtgacagtaggggcaacaaggcacgtattgtattgttgccatcgaggataacaagatggggtttttatcatattgcatgaatttatccctctacatcatgtcatcttgcttaaggcgttactctgttcttatgaacttaatactctagatgcatgctggatagcggtcgatgtgtggagtaatagtagtagatgtaggcaggagtcggtctacttgtctcggacgtgatgcctatatacatgatcatacctagatattctcaaaactatgctcaattttgtcaattgctcaacacgTTCACCCAatgtaaaatacttatgctcttgagagaagccactagtgaaacctatggcccccaggtctatcttcatcatattaatcttccaactccgttgctttttattttgcttttattttactttgcatctttatcataaaaataccaaaaatattatcctatcagatctcactctcgtaagtgacgatgtagggattgacaaccccttatcgcgttggttgcgaggatttatttgtttgtgtaggtacgagggacttgcgtgtaccctcctactagattgataccttggttctcaaaaactgaggaaaatacttacgctactttgctgcatcaccctttcctcttcaagggaaaaccaacgcagtgctcaagaggtagcaatcagCTTGTTCACCTTTGCCTTCTTGCTGGGTTTGGCTTGGCCCCAGAAAATAAGAAATGTAAAAAGGTCAGTATAATGATCAAGCATAAGGTGTGAATAATTAAAATATATCCTTACCAGGTACAGTTTTGAAAGCTGGGATTTGCGTTAccgttgactcgccagaggaggaatgagaagtcccctgatagtttgaatcagacagGTTAAGAGGTTGTCGGAAATGACCCGCCTTAGGATAAAGTATGTCAGAAATATGTAAGACCTCTGGCCGGCATTTGCGAACCGGTGTGTTTGGTAAGCCGGAGGAACTAATCACGCCGCCACTATGTCGGGTGGTGCGGGGAGCTTCGTGttgttgtttcttcaaaagaaacaCTACACCACAACACTGGTGTAAGGACATATAAACTGCCGGGAAAAGGCTCTTTAAAGGGCAAATAAACTGCCGGGGCAGTGGTTCTCCTGACAAATAGAACCGCCACGAGAACGGCTGCCAGGGATTACTTGTCCCGGCAGATAAACTTCTCCCGGCAGTTTTTCTGCCTTGGCCCATGCATTTGCCGGCAGTCTATTTTCTCCCGGCAGATTGGTCGGGGCAAGGGAAACTACAATTACCGGCAGTTTAACTGCCTGCACAAGCACATTTACCCGACAGATGTTACTCCACCAAGTTGATTTCGCTAGCAAAATTTTATAGGCATTCGTATTATGTAATATCCATCCACTATATATGTCTAGACAACCAGGACATATCATACAATTTATACATGTAATTCAATCAAAGTAACATACAGGCTTCATCGAAATCTTAAACATCATTCCATAAACAAAATGACCATATATAAGGAGGTTGTTCACAAAAGGAGTACATATATGTTTGCCACAACCAGAATAAAGTACCGCCACAAGAGGAGATGTACATATGTTTCTAAATGTGTGCCACACAACCAAAATGAGCTTAACAAGCACCAAAATGGGCAGAGCAAATCTCTAGGTTCAACAAACAAGACATACAACATTATCACTCCATCTTAGTTGTAGATATTCCAAATCTCCAGCATCTTGAAGATCTTCCAAACCTTAGTGAACTTGTACCTTTGGGAAACCTGCAACAAATCAGAAGATGTTACATACAACAGTTGCATTCAGCACTTAAGGAAGAAGTTACAACAATCACATGCAACAGCTGGATAGCATTCTGAAATATAGAGCAACCAGTAACATCTCTAGAGTAATCTCTACTATAGTAGAGAACAAGTCCATTTTTATTATCTTAACAAGTAACAAGCTTATCTTCTCATCAAAATTGTGCAAAGTCTGTACAAATATTAACAGGAATATGTTACAACAATCATATACAGCAGCCGCATGGCCACATACAACAGCCGAATATGTTCTGAAACATAGAGCAACTAGTAACATCTCTAGAGTAATCTCTACTTTAGTAGAGAACATGTCCATTTTTATCATACTGATAGTAGCAAGTTTATCTTACTTCTCATCCAAATAGTGTGCAAAGTACAAATATTAACAGTAAATAGTACGTGTACCTATCTTGTATAGCAGAAAGTGGTATAATCATGTTCCATGCACAAAGTTACTGTACTAGCCAGCAAAAAAAGGAAAACTAATTTGAATCCTTATCAGCTTGAGGATTGTCACTGCAAGATGGCAGGAATTTTGAGAAAACAGTTTGACAGGCTTGCAAATATCTTAAGAATAATAATATAAAACTTCACAATATGACGGAGGTGTTACCATCGAAAAAACTTGAATGCAAGTACGTTATCATCAAATGACACTCCTAATAAGGCAGAGACACTAAAGATGTCCACAATCAGCTTTAATTTAAGAAACTGAATCATATTAACAAATCTAAGCTTTCAAAAGTGCAGAAGCAGAGTAGCAGTTATATATTAAGTTTTAGGCCAACAATAACAATGAATAAGCATGTGGTTCCAAGCTCTGATTCCTTGCTAGAAGTAATCCATATACATCATATGGGAAACTTCTTTGTTACTCAAGCAAATTTCTTTCTCAAGATATACATTGGAGTCTGCAACATGCAGAGACAGATAATGCCTGCCAGACATCAATCTCAAAAGAACATCTTCCAAGAAGGAACTTACATTACACCTTGTGTCAGAGTTATTCGATATAGCTATAAGGTTGGTGTTATTTTCGCCAAAGCATTATAATCCACCGCCATCTGCAAAAATAAAACACTGACAAGTAGCTTGAATTATATTCCTTGGTAGAATATATCAATAAGTACATATTATTACATGCTTGTGTAGCTATGACAATTTATTAAGTGGTTGTTGTAGCGTTCTCTTTTATCAGATTCGGCTAGAGTGTAATAGAAGAAATGCATAACTTAATTCAAAACCATTGAGTGATTATATATACTAACAATATAAGGTGTACTACTCGAAGCAGGATACAGGTTAACTACAATGTCAATATATATCAACAGTGAGAGGCTTTTGAGAAGAGCCTAGATTTAGTTATGTTTAAATTCTGGGACAAGATTGTTTGTAACAATTTCTAGGCAGAACCACCATAAGCCCTAGAGCTCCAGCCCTTTCCCAAAGCTTCTATCACTCCATATTCTATCCTTCAGCGAAGAAATGTGAGTGCTAAGCAGCAATGACGGAAAAAAGTCGGAATTAGTGCTGATTTCTAACACTATCTGCATGTAACAAGTACTGCTACACTACCCAGGTGGCCAAATTCAGAGCAACAAAGGTCAATGGGGAAAATCAAGAGCATGCACTTTACTGAAATAGTAAGGAGTTTTAACCCACATTGGAACAAATATAACTGAAATCCTAATAGAGTCAGAATAAATCCTAAACCCGAAGAATTAACAACCCAATCCACTGTCACTGCTTGCATAGCCATTGTATCCAAACAGGCCCTACATTCAGTGCTACCACTTCTGTATGGTTCTGAGCTTAAAAATAAGTTCTAGCTGGAGGAATGTAATCAACCAATAGAAAAATTAAGGCATGGGAAATAAGAAAACATAATCGAAACAACTGATGAAAATTTCCAATTCTCAAGATTTTGTTAGGAGAAGAACTTTGCATAAGTTTGAAGATTCTAAACTGTTCATATTTGGGCGGTGATCTTGCTCGCAATATTTATCCTTGACAGATGGATCAGAAATGAAAGCGAAAGTCAGTAACATACCCTTCTTTTTTTAAACGAACATGGCCTACATTTTAAGAATCTTCCGTATGACCTCATATACCTGAGCCTTTTCTTGTTTTGTTTTCTAAACTTACTCTTAGACCTGAAATAGGAAATGACTCTTACACCTGAAATAGGACCATATAGTTTTGCTATTACAACTGATAGGTACAAACTCAACTATATGGCTTCAAAAGTTGGAGCAACAAAGCTTCACAAAATGTACGCATAACTGAACTAATGCTCAAGGCATAAACCATGTGTGTTGTGGTGTATATTGGTTAATTAAAGGTAAAAGTTCCACTAGgcgctaattttttttaaataatacatttttttaaattacaGAAATAATACACAGAAAAAAAGAATTtacaaaaataatacaccgtcgcccactgcaggccgactgagcccagtcggcccacagcaggccgatcggCTAGCAGGAGGCCGACTGCAGGCCGGGCTGGCACGCGGCGGCCTGTGGTTGGTCGGGCCACGTCGCGAGGGGGAGGCAGTGGCCTGTTGGCGTGGTGCGCCCCTGTCGGCCTGCGGCCCGCCGATCGGCCACCTGGTGGCCGACAGGGTGCTGCCGACCTGACGCGCGCTGGCCGGcccgcccttatcctctccttcctctccttcctccatTATTCTTCTCCCGTGGCTCATTTCTTCTgtgttcttcctcctcctctctctaGAGAAAAATGGCACACATTTTTACACCTAAATGAGCTACATTTTCGCGATTTTGGCACCGTGAATGGGTTCAACTCATTTAGGGCAGCCAAAAGAGGTGTCGATCTACTGACggggtagctcgtggtggtcgtggtgagcattttggtggaggtggtggtggtgaagttggggcagtgttcGTCGTTGGGGCAGTTGGGGTGgtgaggtggtggtggtggtggaggtggtggaggtggtggtggaggtcgttcgtcgttcgtcgttcgtcgttcgtcgttcgtcgttcgcacgcacgcttcaagggtatatttcagcccacattttatttttcgtaggtgctccggtagtatacgtaaatattgttatttgccgcggtagtatacgtaaatatttgtgtgcgattattgttatttggcccggtagtatacgaaaatattgttatttgccccggtagtatacgtaaatattattcgttcgcacgcacgcttcgtTCGATGTGAAATTAAATTtgtgtgcgattattgttatttgccgcggttgtatacgtaaatatttgtagttgctacggcTAATATTCGTAATATAGTTATAGGtgtgtgaattgtattagttgtTAGTGGGGATAATAAGTTGTTGCTTAATACTTGGCACGTACACAGGTGCGGGATAAGAAGTTGGAAACATGAATAAAAAGTTGGAAAGAAGAGACAAGTTTTTTTTAAAGAGTTGGGGTCGGCATGTGCATAGCATGTCAGTGTGATGGAAATTTAACAAGCAAACAAAAAATAGGAAAAGTAGAACTACATGTTAAAAAACGTTTCAGTCCGTACCCGATGCCAATATGAAGCAGATTACCCGCTAACCTTTATTATGCGTATTTTCTAAAGTTTTACCCATAACAAGCAATGCCACACTTTTTTTTAAACGGCCACGCTGTAGTTTAACAAAAAAACTTCGGATAAAAACTTCTTTGCAAGGAAGAATTTTACATGATCGTAGAAATAAGACGCATGCCTTTTTCTAAATTATTCTTAACATAgattaaaataaaaaatacatcaacatgggccatataattcaaataaactgaattatcatatttgtcggttatattattattattatttgagGCCTATTTATTATTAGTAAACATGGGCCTATTTATTATATTATTTTTAAAACAAGAGTCAAGCAACTCATCATGATCGTCCACATAGATTAAATTATATTGATCGTGAAATTTACTATGGTCCTGGTAATatatatatagacatgtctaatacTTGTATTTCTATGTTGAAAAAAAATAGGTGAGTCGAGATGTCCGATGTAGTGAAGTTGAGATTTTACTATGGTCCTAGTACTGTCCAAACAAATGAGTTGGGAGAAGATCTGAGTGAATTTACTCACATAGAGGTGGCAATCAACGcaccacaaacatggtctgttagtcagttgaaagaatggattgcggcaagtttaggtcttgatactgaaacacacaccgtcggtgttcatgcattgtggacacggtcaagttcaaaaatttacttttatttgaggccaatagagggagactccgattgggtgcggtggttacaaggttgtgaacgaaggggatgcaatcctgttgctttagtgcttcccatcgtgaaggaggtcactgcacatgaaggggagtgtggctacgaaggacagagcagtcatgtagcaggaggaaatgcttatggttacgaacaaggacagagcagtcaggtagaaggaggaaatgcttatggttatgaaccagggcagagtagtcaggtagaaggaggaaatgccgatggtgattacaatggcgaggtggacgctgacgaggtagatgggcacatgcagaaccagatggaagaagaagacaccgatgttgaaaggggtcatgccgatgattctgacgagtcagatgaagaagaaaatgcagaggaggtcccgaatcctgcatggtggaatcatgacttatcatctgcaatgaccgtgaatgatggacatgattcagcctggcaatatcaccagaacaatattgcgacgggtgctatgtatccgaacaagcaagccctgaaggatgcaataattaattgggcaatgtccacgcaaagggttttcaaagctgaggtgtccagtcagaaattcctcacaatggtatgcaagaacgcagattgtcccgcaagggtgcacggctttctccctaagtatggcacaagttgggtgataagtgacttagttaatcacacttgtcttattccctgcatccctcaagatcatgccaaccttTCATCCACGCTTATTGCTCGACTGTTTTATGATGAGATAGTGCAAGGCAAAGCTATGGAAGTGAAGGCAGTGCAGACAAAAGTGTTCGCCAGGTTGAAGTACAAAATTTCTTATTgcaaggcttggagggctaagcatgcagcgcttgagaggagatttggttcttattttgatgcatatgactctgttgtccacctcctccacaccctgcagcagcggaatccaggcacctatatcgatatccaagacatgttcatgccagagttcccaactgtgagggttttgcatcgtctcttcttctctttcggtgtatgcatcgaagctttcaggcattgccgaccggtgatatgtgttgacggtacttttctcacaagcaagtacaagggtcagatcctaacagccataggtcaagacggccaaaatcaagtcgtcccactggcatttgcttttgtggagagtgagAACATTGAAAGTTGGACATGGTTCTTCAGGTAGTTGAATATATCAGTTGTGAAGGAGAAGCCCAATGTGTGCATCCTTCATGACAGGCATGCAGGTATACTCAGTGCGATAAGGACACTGACAAACCCAGGCCCTGAGGAACAAGTTCCATGGCAGGACTTGCAGAGCCgttggtgcatgcgccatctcggggctaatttcttctcgcagtttagaaataagaacctgatgaatctgttcaaaaaactctgcaagcagaaccagttatggaagtacaatttgatacgcgacagacttaatgtgtgcacgcagagacacatgagggacaggaaagctgcaagagatgcagcggtgagggcacatgttgaagcagtagctgcacagttggcaacaggaacagcggccgtggaggaggaggctgttgggctatgtgacctgccaggctttgacccacctggtactaggagaaggctcgggaggtcgattaaaaccttcgagcagtggatagagcatgagcctctggagaggtggtctttgctacatgacacacatggagcaaggtacggtgtcatgacaatgaacctcgcggaaacatacaactttgtcctcagaggaaaccgggcattgccacttacagccatcgttgagggtattttctatggcaccgtcaagtatttcagagacagacgtcaaatagcagagcagcatatcttgaacaacccaaatacacggtactgtggaagagtcacgaagtacatggacaacaagatgcaaaaagctaggtcacacactgtagtcgccatcggtaatcaaggaagaaggtttgaggtccgcttagccaacaacaaattcggatgtgcaaatgagttgaggacgcatgaggtgaaaattggcaatgaagcctggccaacgtgtgagtgcacatgcaataaactgaaattgcttcacctaccttgctcacatgtacttgctgcttgcgggcagcttggaatggacgcaatatcgtttgtgtctccatattttctgaaagaggctgtcctcaatacctggacaggtgagctgatgggtttTCGATCAATGGGTAATTTCAACAGCGTCAACCCCGCTGAAAGGCGTTACATTCCAAACCCAGAGCATATGCGTACAAGTAGAGGCAGACGGCAGTGTTAGCGCATCCGAAATGATATGGATGAATCTGAAGCAGGAGTCCGACTAGGCAATGCATTCTATGCAATGAGTTTGGCCATAGGGACACTAATTGTCCCACTTTCGTCACTGGGCATGGACCAGGCaaccggggaagaagaggaggtagaggcagtagaggagtaaggtcgagaggaagaagaggaggtagaTGCCATAGGACCGTTGGACGCACCGGCTGGTTGGGAGCGAGCTCTTACACAACGTTTTCACGGTGTTTTTCCGGATGCTCCGGATCCGGTATGggagcatcacggacctaagtATGAGTGGTTGCTAAATTTCCGGGTAATTTGCCCTACCTATTATCTTCAAGTTATCGTGCATAAAGTTTTACAGAAAATAATTGCGGCTTACTAAAACTTTCTCTTTGCTTAATGCAGATCCAGAACTTCCGGGCGCCGTTGACTGCGGAACAGATCACTCGGAGCCTCGAGGCCTACTTACTATGGCTTTTCGGCAAGGTGATGTTCACGCAGAACCATGTCACCACTATTAGCGCCCTCTACATCCCTATGGCACTCGAGATAGCGAGCGCTCAGACGGTGGATCAGATCAGACagaggagttggggttcggcggtgttagcggctacataccgaggtatgtgcaacggttgccagcttacatcgagaaagccagcccttcttggatgccctctattcctccagctgtggtcgtgggagaggttctctatagggcgaccagatgtacgtgttcatgagcctatagacgccatgtttgatgttgacggcatcgacatgcctacTTTTGGTCTGTGTTGGACTCGTCGCAAGGTATGCACCGTGTTGTAGTTTAATGCAACTTTTTCTGCACAAGAGATCATTCGATGCTAGCGGCTACTAACTTTTATTCTCTGCAGAGACGCTTTGCTAGTGATCAGACCAGGAAGGCATACACAGCATTGAACGAGCAGTTCGATGCGTACACCGGGGTCATCTGGCAGCCCTACACGGAAGCAGCCATACAAGCGAGATACCTTGCTCGTATGTCTGTGCTATGCACAAGGGACCGAGATTACTGGATGACAAAATCGAAGATCATCTTCGATGTCTTCGTCGAGGAGATGGCACAACAGAGGGTTATGAGGCAATTTGGTCTTCTGCAGTTGGAGCTACCTCCCCCTATAGAGAACCCGGTGCCAGCACACATCCACAGGTATTAACCAGTTTTTCAATGTTGCATTTTCTTTCATAGTACTCCATTCGAAGCTTTAGGTAATTGTTGAACACACACCACAATTTTAGGACGACAAGGAAGGGCATGAACAGGACAACTGCTGACTGGCTAGTTAGACTAGAGCCGTATGTTATAGAATGGGAGACAGCAAACACAAATCTATGGCACGAGAATCACAATTTCGATCTCGATGAATTCAATCTCTATTTGCGGCGCTACATGACCGGAACACGGTTACGCATTGTTGAGTACTCCCACCCAGAGGAGTTACCGGATCCTACTCCGTCGGATATGTACCCGAGCTATGATACTTCGGGCTCTAGGCAGTACGCGGTAAGATATTTTTTCTTTACTTAATGTTGTCACATACTTTGACATGCAAGAGACAGACATTATTAATCGTCATGCAAATTTGCAGGCTACCTTGACACGCGAACTGTACGACGACGTGACCACCTTTGGACGATCACTATCGTctggacctcttcttcatcatcgTCCAGTGGTACAGCCCTTCTTGGAAAGAATTCAGAATAAGATACGGACTGTGTACGAGGCTATCACGTGCACCCGGAGAACCGATGTTGTT
This sequence is a window from Aegilops tauschii subsp. strangulata cultivar AL8/78 chromosome 7, Aet v6.0, whole genome shotgun sequence. Protein-coding genes within it:
- the LOC141028081 gene encoding uncharacterized protein, with product MQIQNFRAPLTAEQITRSLEAYLLWLFGKRRFASDQTRKAYTALNEQFDAYTGVIWQPYTEAAIQARYLARMSVLCTRDRDYWMTKSKIIFDVFVEEMAQQRVMRQFGLLQLELPPPIENPVPAHIHRTTRKGMNRTTADWLVRLEPYVIEWETANTNLWHENHNFDLDEFNLYLRRYMTGTRLRIVEYSHPEELPDPTPSDMYPSYDTSGSRQYAATLTRELYDDVTTFGRSLSSGPLLHHRPVVQPFLERIQNKIRTVYEAITCTRRTDVVQHEQEQPRHSMHRHQPRPRLAQQPTTRPPRPDQPGSSTWHPQHYGPTSSFVFSPQPQQHGPSSSFVLSPQPQQHGPSSSFVFQPEQTSHPAGAYGYQASMSASHDTWGSDQHPEDNIQAQTSQHTQWMNMFSTPPPGPTQDTQHDQGESEIPPRHIRMAEGTQWVLTPIVHVQGLSPSVVQVSEVDLTFDWLKTKFMLKQGLKEDDFVYYVSRKHSDGPGERKLIDITDDGKI